Proteins from a single region of Hordeum vulgare subsp. vulgare chromosome 6H, MorexV3_pseudomolecules_assembly, whole genome shotgun sequence:
- the LOC123402879 gene encoding DNA repair and recombination protein RAD54, with amino-acid sequence MPSRSKRDCLGSDSDEEEEEEVVTLSSDESGSEAERGAEAADDDDDEYVADSSDAGGVEDEAEEVGDGDDGDGDGGRPVRGGGPVRGGRRGAAEPDEERKSQNVDALVRGNLVVRRQPLIPRILSVSDAAAIARKPFKPPCGNGYSENSELLARRLSARKRFVPWGSVQPFAVPNNLQQLPTIVSDDSSEKEEPLPPGIEPLVLWQPEECDKENNNFTAIEVDHLLVRYLRPHQREGVQFMFDCVSGLLSDDGIAGCILADDMGLGKTLQSITLLYTLLAQGFEGKPMVKRAVIVTPTSLVSNWESEISKWLKGKVHLLALCESTRADVLSGIGSFLKPLSRLQVLIISYETFRMHSSKFEIPGSCDLLICDEAHRLKNDQTLTNKSLAALPCTRRILLSGTPMQNDLEEFFSMVNFTNPGVLGDAAYFRRYYEAPIIRGREPTATAEEKKLGSERSGELSAKVNQFILRRTNALLSNHLPPKIVEVVCCKLTPLQMTLYNHFIHSKNVKRLISEEAKGSKVLAYITALKKLCNHPKLIYDTIKSSKSGGSGFDDCLRFFPPELFQGRSGSWTGGGGMWVELSGKMHVLARLLGHLRLKTDDRIVLVSNYTQTLDLFAQLCRERRYPYVRLDGSTSINKRQKLVNQFNDLSRDEFAFLLSSKAGGCGLNLVGGNRLVLFDPDWNPANDKQAAARVWRDGQKKRVYIYRFLSTGTIEEKVYQRQMAKEGLQRVIQQEQADDKIQDQGNSLSTEDLRDLFTLHDQVRSEIHENLKCDRCNKDHCMPLDGNGLDLNATKHNTVSTSKEKLYTDIGGFREISGCVQKMNSSNRQIEQPSEEDLQSWGHHSDSSTVPDTILQCSAGDEVSFVFTNQVDGKLVPVESMVRSTAHQPNGVTASGEKEAVKINSPRKPGRQSLLGKNLKMMGFNLKNSSLRSRTESKRTSPVCLQPLKKTNPSSDHQPQTKRLHVASDISDDDFV; translated from the exons ATGCCGTCGAGGAGCAAGCGCGACTGCCTCGGCAGCGAttccgacgaggaggaggaggaggaggtcgtcaCCCTCTCCTCCGACGAGTCGGGGTCCGAGGCGGAGCGCGGGGCGGAGGcggccgacgacgacgacgacgagtacgTGGCAGACAGCAGCGACGCGGGCGGCGTCGAGGACGAGGCTGAGGAAGTGGGCGACGGCgatgacggcgacggcgacggcgggcggccagTTCGAGGCGGGGGGCCAGTCCGGGGTGGGCGCCGGGGCGctgcggagcccgacgaggagagGAAATCGCAGAACGTGGACGCGCTCGTCAG GGGAAACCTGGTTGTCAGAAGGCAGCCACTTATTCCACGTATCCTTTCTGTTTCTGATGCGGCAGCGATAGCTCGAAAACCATTCAAACCTCCGTGTGGAAACGGATACAGTGAAAATAGTGAGCTTCTTGCTCGGCGCCTTTCAGCCCGTAAAAGATTTGTCCCGTGGGGTTCAGTACAGCCATTTGCAGTTCCAAACAATCTTCAGCAGCTGCCTACCATTGTTAGTGATGATTCCTCAGAGAAAGAGGAACCTCTTCCACCTGGCATAGAGCCATTAGTTTTGTGGCAACCCGAGGAATGTGACAAAGAGAATAACAATTTTACTGCAATTGAAGTTGACCATCTGCTTGTACGTTACCTTCGTCCTCATCAAAG GGAAGGAGTTCAGTTTATGTTTGATTGTGTCTCTGGGTTGCTAAGTGACGATGGAATCGCTGGATGCATTTTAGCTGATGACATGGG ATTGGGGAAGACTTTACAGTCAATAACTTTACTATATACCCTTCTCGCTCAAGGCTTTGAGGGTAAGCCAATGGTTAAAAGGGCTGTCATTGTAACCCCCACAAGCCTAGTTAGCAACTGGGAATCTGAGATAAGTAAATGGTTAAAAGGAAAAGTGCACCTGCTTGCCCTCTGTGAAAGCACACGtgctgatgttctttctggaataGGAAGTTTCTTAAAGCCCTTGAGCCGTCTTCAG GTACTCATCATATCTTACGAGACCTTCCGCATGCATTCGTCAAAATTTGAAATACCAGGAAGCTGTGACCTTCTCATATGTGATGAGGCTCACAGGCTGAAAAATGATCAGACACTAACAAACAAG TCACTGGCGGCCCTTCCTTGTACACGGCGTATCCTGTTATCAGGTACCCCAATGCAG AATGATTTGGAAGAGTTCTTTTCAATGGTAAATTTTACAAATCCAGGAGTTCTGGGGGATGCCGCATATTTTCGCCGATATTATGAA GCACCAATAATTCGTGGAAGAGAACCCACAGCAACTGCAGAAGAAAAGAAGTTGGGATCCGAGAGATCTGGAGAGCTTAGTGCAAAAGTAAATCAG TTTATATTGAGACGAACAAATGCCCTCCTGTCCAATCACTTGCCACCAAAG ATTGTTGAAGTAGTGTGCTGCAAGCTGACTCCTTTACAGATGACACTGTACAACCACTTCATACACTCCAAAAAT GTTAAACGCTTGATATCTGAAGAAGCAAAGGGTTCTAAAGTTTTGGCATATATTACTGCTCTTAAGAAATTATGCAACCATCCGAAG CTAATCTATGACACCATAAAGAGTAGCAAGTCAGGAGGCTCCGGTTTCGATGACTGTCTACGCTTTTTCCCTCCAGAACTGTTTCAAGGAAG ATCTGGATCATGGACTGGTGGAGGAGGAATGTGGGTAGAACTATCTGGCAAAATGCATGTGTTGGCTAGATTGCTAGGGCACCTCCGACTGAAAACTGATGACCGTATTGTCCTTGTATCAAATTACACTCAG ACATTAGATTTATTTGCACAATTATGTCGGGAAAGAAGATATCCATATGTTAGACTTGATGGATCAACATCCATTAATAAAAGGCAAAAGTTGGTGAACCAATTCAATGATCTATCTAGA GACGAGTTTGCCTTTCTACTTAGTAGCAAGGCAGGCGGTTGTGGGCTTAATTTGGTGGGTGGAAATCGATTGGTTCTCTTTGACCCAGATTGGAACCCTGCCAATGATAAGCAG GCTGCTGCTAGAGTATGGAGAGATGGGCAAAAGAAGAGAGTGTACATATACAGGTTCTTGAGCACTGGAACCATTGAGGAGAAG GTATATCAGCGTCAAATGGCAAAAGAAGGCCTCCAAAGAGTTATTCAGCAGGAACAAGCGGACGACAAAATACAGGATCAA GGCAATTCTCTTTCAACAGAAGATCTGCGTGATCTTTTTACTTTGCATGATCAAGTCAG GTCTGAAATACATGAAAATTTGAAGTGCGATCGCTGTAACAAGGATCACTGTATGCCGTTAGATGGTAATGGTTTGGATTTAAATGCCACTAAGCATAATACAGTTTCGACATCAAAAGAGAAGTTGTATACTGATATTGGTGGCTTTAGAGAGATCTCCGGATGTGTGCAGAAAATGAATAGTTCAAATCGACAG ATCGAACAACCTTCTGAAGAAGATTTACAAAGCTGGGGCCATCATTCTGATTCATCAACTGTACCTGATACCATCCTCCAGTGTTCTGCTGGTGACGAG GTTTCTTTTGTTTTCACCAATCAGGTTGATGGGAAACTTGTTCCAGTTGAATCTATGGTGCGATCAACAGCTCATCAACCAAATGGAGTGACAGCTAGTGGAGAAAAAGAAGCGGTGAAAATAAATTCTCCGAGGAAACCTGGAAGGCAATCTTTACTTGGCAAGAATTTGAAGATGATGGGATTCAATTTGAAGAATTCGTCTTTGAGATCTCGAACTGAATCCAAGAGGACATCTCCAGTTTgcttgcaaccgttgaaaaaaacCAACCCCTCATCAGATCATCAACCTCAGACTAAAAGACTTCATGTTGCTTCTGATATAtctgatgatgattttgtttgA